A genomic window from Anthocerotibacter panamensis C109 includes:
- a CDS encoding sigma-70 family RNA polymerase sigma factor, with translation MTATVQTDSDQELIARATRGNTLAFRELYQRHCPRVRSLLFQLTGRPEGLDDLTQEVFLKVHRALPGFRGESKFSTWLFRVTYNVCQDARRRQARRLQTVTFESSATLENLSLADEREDTLGRLSRQQLVQDALASLPAEQRDVIVLHDLQERPQEEVAQILGLPVGTVKSRVFYGRRKLKDWFVQQGVVL, from the coding sequence ATGACAGCCACAGTGCAGACCGACAGCGACCAGGAACTCATTGCCCGCGCCACGCGGGGGAACACCCTAGCCTTCCGGGAACTGTATCAGCGCCACTGCCCTCGGGTACGTTCACTCCTTTTTCAGTTGACCGGACGCCCCGAGGGGCTTGACGACCTGACCCAGGAAGTTTTTCTCAAAGTCCATCGCGCCCTACCCGGATTTCGCGGCGAGAGTAAATTCTCTACCTGGCTGTTTCGGGTGACATACAATGTCTGTCAGGATGCCCGTCGCCGTCAAGCCCGTCGCCTCCAGACTGTCACCTTCGAAAGTTCCGCTACTCTGGAAAACCTCTCCCTGGCTGATGAACGGGAGGACACTCTGGGGCGTCTCAGTAGACAACAACTGGTACAAGACGCGCTAGCCAGTCTGCCCGCTGAACAACGCGATGTGATTGTCCTACACGACCTCCAGGAGCGGCCCCAGGAAGAAGTAGCCCAGATCTTAGGACTTCCGGTAGGGACCGTCAAATCCCGCGTATTCTATGGCCGCCGCAAACTCAAAGATTGGTTTGTGCAGCAAGGAGTCGTTCTATGA
- a CDS encoding ABC transporter permease has product MLTYLLRRLFYTLPIVLGVMLLTFFLFFMVTSPENVARRQLGKNPTPELVRNWLKTHGYDKPQFVNLPFDKQYNPEYPWWDSQFTTHMRATLLFQFGKSDATGEDIGDRLRQGAGPSALVTLPAFLVTLLVTVSLSLVIALYRGSYLDWGGMFICVLLMSVPIMVYIIAGQWLLGLVLRYFPIFGFATGTDSLRFILLPLVIGVIVALGASVRFYRTVMLDEIGQDYTRTARAKGLSERVVLFKHVLKNALIPILTNVVADLPLLILGSLLLENFFGIPGLGNLAIVAINELDFSLLRALVFLGSLLYIVGLLLTDISYTLVDPRVRLD; this is encoded by the coding sequence ATGTTGACCTATCTGCTGCGCCGCCTATTTTATACCTTGCCGATTGTGCTGGGGGTGATGCTTCTGACCTTCTTCCTCTTTTTTATGGTCACAAGCCCTGAGAACGTAGCCCGCAGACAGTTGGGCAAAAATCCGACCCCGGAACTGGTCCGCAACTGGCTCAAGACTCACGGCTACGACAAACCGCAGTTCGTAAATCTACCTTTTGACAAACAGTACAACCCCGAATACCCCTGGTGGGACAGCCAATTCACCACCCATATGCGAGCAACGCTCTTGTTCCAGTTTGGTAAGTCGGATGCGACCGGGGAGGATATCGGTGACCGCCTACGTCAGGGGGCGGGTCCTTCGGCCTTGGTTACCTTGCCTGCGTTTCTGGTCACGCTCTTGGTGACGGTGAGCCTGTCTCTAGTCATCGCCCTCTATCGCGGTAGTTATCTGGATTGGGGAGGGATGTTTATCTGTGTGCTCCTGATGAGCGTACCGATCATGGTCTACATTATTGCTGGACAGTGGTTGCTGGGCCTAGTCTTGCGCTACTTCCCCATCTTTGGATTTGCCACGGGTACGGACAGTCTGCGTTTTATTCTGTTGCCGCTTGTCATTGGCGTGATTGTCGCCTTGGGAGCTTCGGTGCGTTTTTACCGGACGGTTATGCTCGATGAAATTGGTCAGGACTACACCCGCACAGCCCGTGCCAAGGGCCTCTCCGAACGGGTGGTCCTCTTCAAGCATGTCCTGAAAAACGCGCTGATCCCGATTCTGACTAATGTGGTGGCAGACTTGCCCCTGTTAATTTTGGGTTCTCTTTTGCTGGAGAATTTCTTTGGCATTCCAGGATTGGGGAACTTGGCTATCGTCGCCATCAATGAACTGGACTTCTCTTTGTTGCGAGCACTGGTCTTCTTGGGCTCGCTGCTCTATATCGTCGGGCTGTTGCTTACGGATATTTCTTATACCCTGGTCGATCCGCGTGTGAGGTTGGACTGA
- a CDS encoding ABC transporter permease yields MEQLWAQLADNAVFINSATLVVVAIFALSLWGLSRQEFFQEAWRRLRQNTTAMICLGVIGLYIFIGLAGSLVVPVQEGVATRNYSLIDLAFKNVPQEEGYSAPLATSTYKIRDAKPVKGFHLLGTNVLGQDVLKETLAASRTAIIVGGLTCLIAIPIGLVLGILAGFYGGWVDDAVQYTYSVIYSIPEILLFVAILLVLGQGLPQLCLALGAATWINLCRQVRAETIKHRDRDYVLAARALGVSSFQTIFRHILPNVLHIVVIMFTLRFSALILSESILSYIGIGVGPEVSSWGQMINGARSELAREPVVWWVLAAASMGLFGLVLAFNIFGDAVRDALDPKLRTR; encoded by the coding sequence ATGGAGCAACTATGGGCGCAGCTTGCCGATAATGCGGTTTTTATCAATAGTGCAACCCTCGTGGTCGTCGCTATCTTTGCCCTCTCGCTCTGGGGGCTGAGCCGTCAGGAATTTTTCCAGGAGGCTTGGCGTAGGCTCCGGCAGAACACCACCGCTATGATCTGTCTGGGAGTTATCGGGCTCTATATCTTCATTGGGCTGGCTGGTTCCTTGGTGGTCCCGGTCCAAGAGGGCGTCGCGACGCGCAATTATTCTTTGATTGATCTGGCCTTTAAGAACGTTCCTCAGGAAGAGGGCTATAGTGCTCCTTTGGCTACGAGTACCTATAAGATCCGCGACGCCAAGCCGGTCAAGGGCTTCCACCTTCTAGGTACCAATGTCCTGGGTCAGGATGTCCTCAAGGAAACTCTGGCTGCCTCGCGCACGGCCATCATCGTCGGTGGGCTCACCTGCCTCATTGCGATCCCGATTGGGTTGGTCCTGGGTATCCTGGCTGGATTCTACGGGGGGTGGGTGGACGATGCTGTGCAATATACCTACTCCGTGATCTACTCGATCCCAGAAATCTTACTGTTTGTCGCGATTTTGTTGGTGCTAGGTCAGGGTTTACCTCAACTCTGCCTTGCCCTCGGAGCGGCTACCTGGATCAATCTTTGTCGTCAGGTCCGTGCCGAGACGATCAAGCACCGCGACCGCGACTATGTTCTAGCGGCTCGGGCTTTGGGGGTCTCTAGTTTTCAGACCATCTTTCGCCATATCCTGCCCAATGTGCTGCACATCGTCGTAATCATGTTCACCCTGCGTTTCTCGGCGTTGATCCTGTCCGAGTCGATCCTCAGCTATATCGGGATTGGTGTTGGTCCTGAGGTGTCTTCCTGGGGGCAGATGATCAACGGTGCGCGCAGTGAACTCGCCCGTGAACCCGTGGTGTGGTGGGTTTTGGCGGCTGCTTCGATGGGGCTATTTGGTCTGGTGTTGGCCTTTAATATTTTTGGAGATGCGGTCCGTGATGCCCTCGACCCAAAACTGCGGACGCGCTAG
- the truB gene encoding tRNA pseudouridine(55) synthase TruB encodes MRMCYLVWLLVWQGFLNLNKDPGMTSHDCVGAVRRLLKERRVGHGGTLDPMALGVLPLAVGPMTRLLPYLQQLKGYRATVRFGVATTTDDLEGEPLDTRPAAHLTLPLLQEVLPRFVGAIEQVPPQFSAIRQGGVHLYELARAGVAVEVPSRIVQIYSLEVLSWQTGEFPEAVLHVSCGSGTYIRSLARDLGLALGSCATLAQLVRTQSGGFHLDRSLTLAQVQEALAAGTFHLFDPAQALHHLPRVDLDADRARAFCMGQQVTEERALGSEPVQVWQGEHFLGIAQANGQRLQPVTVLGSPR; translated from the coding sequence ATGAGAATGTGCTATCTGGTATGGCTTTTGGTGTGGCAGGGCTTTCTTAACCTCAATAAAGACCCCGGCATGACTTCTCACGATTGCGTGGGTGCGGTACGGCGGCTACTCAAAGAGCGCAGGGTTGGGCACGGAGGGACTCTGGACCCGATGGCGCTAGGGGTCTTGCCGCTGGCAGTGGGACCGATGACCCGCCTGCTACCCTATCTCCAACAACTTAAGGGCTACCGGGCTACTGTGCGCTTTGGGGTGGCGACGACCACCGATGACTTGGAGGGAGAGCCCCTTGATACGCGCCCTGCTGCACATCTCACCCTGCCGCTGCTCCAGGAGGTTTTGCCCCGTTTTGTGGGGGCTATCGAACAGGTTCCGCCCCAGTTTAGTGCCATCCGTCAGGGAGGGGTGCACCTCTATGAGCTAGCCCGTGCCGGGGTAGCGGTCGAAGTTCCCTCGCGCATAGTGCAGATCTACAGCCTCGAAGTCCTGTCCTGGCAGACAGGGGAGTTCCCCGAAGCGGTCCTTCACGTCAGTTGTGGTAGCGGGACTTATATACGTTCACTCGCCCGAGATTTGGGGCTGGCACTCGGCAGTTGCGCCACCCTCGCCCAACTGGTGCGCACCCAGAGTGGAGGATTTCACCTCGACCGGAGCCTCACGCTGGCTCAGGTACAAGAAGCTCTGGCAGCAGGCACCTTCCACCTCTTCGATCCGGCACAGGCACTTCATCACCTTCCCCGTGTAGATCTGGATGCAGACCGGGCGCGGGCCTTTTGTATGGGTCAGCAGGTCACAGAGGAGCGCGCGTTAGGTTCCGAGCCGGTGCAGGTATGGCAAGGGGAGCATTTTTTGGGTATCGCCCAAGCTAACGGTCAACGGCTACAGCCCGTCACGGTTCTGGGGAGTCCCCGCTGA
- a CDS encoding Spy/CpxP family protein refolding chaperone produces MSVFKYLTPLVLLTLACPVLGQPLPPDRPRAPRLDFKGLNLSPSQMNQIQTIQQEDRIRIKELRRQVEQAQGDFRDAMVTDPDTQVLRQYDQLQQLQNQIGRRRVENFLRLRNVLTPQQRRQLRGRLDRQDEQPRNRFDR; encoded by the coding sequence ATGTCCGTATTTAAGTACCTCACCCCCCTGGTCCTCCTCACTCTCGCCTGCCCGGTCCTGGGGCAACCCCTGCCTCCAGACCGCCCCCGCGCCCCCCGCTTAGACTTCAAAGGTCTCAACCTCTCCCCCAGCCAGATGAACCAGATCCAGACCATCCAGCAGGAGGACCGGATCAGGATCAAGGAGTTGCGCCGCCAAGTGGAGCAAGCCCAAGGAGACTTTAGAGATGCCATGGTGACCGACCCTGACACACAAGTCCTCAGGCAATACGACCAATTACAGCAGCTCCAGAATCAGATTGGGCGCAGACGGGTTGAGAATTTCTTGAGGCTGCGCAACGTGCTCACGCCCCAGCAACGCCGTCAGTTGCGAGGCCGCCTTGACCGTCAGGACGAGCAGCCCCGGAACCGCTTCGACCGCTAG
- the holA gene encoding DNA polymerase III subunit delta, whose protein sequence is MPAYLFWGEDRFALLQAIQALREKVVDSSWQAFNDQRFGDEETSDALNESVTPPFGTGGRMVVVEGSRLFQNLANEGKDEPKDNRLLPELERTLTHLPETNHLVFMAQGKANRKLKPTKLLEKHGQVQEFALIPSWKEDELTRRVQALARTRQVRLTPEAVQYLVEALGNDTARLHNEMGKLALFPATAPLGLAEVRCLVVSSAHTSFQLAEELVQGATGAALNTLAQLTRQNEPALKVCAVLTNQFRTWLWVRLLVEKGVDDPVEIAEQAQIGNPKRVYILKKQVQNLTSRQLLACLPILLALEEGLKRGQPSEHQFTQAILEMSVLFTRPSARLRS, encoded by the coding sequence ATGCCTGCCTATCTCTTTTGGGGAGAGGACCGCTTTGCTTTGCTCCAAGCAATTCAGGCGTTGCGTGAAAAAGTGGTGGACTCATCCTGGCAGGCTTTTAACGACCAGCGCTTCGGGGACGAAGAGACCTCAGATGCCCTCAATGAGAGCGTGACACCGCCCTTTGGGACGGGAGGACGTATGGTTGTGGTCGAAGGGAGCCGCCTGTTCCAAAATTTAGCCAATGAAGGCAAAGACGAGCCCAAAGACAACCGTTTGCTCCCAGAATTGGAGCGCACCCTGACGCATCTACCCGAGACCAATCATCTGGTCTTCATGGCCCAAGGTAAGGCCAACCGTAAGCTCAAACCCACCAAACTCTTGGAGAAGCATGGCCAGGTCCAGGAATTCGCCCTCATTCCATCCTGGAAGGAAGACGAACTGACCCGCCGCGTCCAAGCCCTCGCCCGCACCCGGCAGGTCCGCCTCACCCCCGAAGCGGTGCAATATCTGGTTGAAGCCTTAGGTAACGATACTGCCCGCCTCCACAACGAAATGGGCAAACTCGCCCTCTTTCCTGCGACCGCCCCGCTGGGCTTGGCGGAGGTGCGCTGTCTGGTGGTCAGTAGCGCTCATACCAGCTTTCAATTGGCCGAAGAACTGGTCCAGGGCGCAACCGGAGCCGCTCTCAATACCCTCGCTCAGTTGACCCGCCAAAATGAACCCGCCCTCAAAGTCTGTGCCGTGCTCACCAACCAGTTTCGGACCTGGCTCTGGGTCCGTTTGTTGGTCGAAAAAGGGGTGGACGACCCAGTAGAAATCGCCGAACAAGCCCAAATCGGCAATCCCAAGCGCGTCTATATCCTCAAAAAACAAGTCCAGAATCTGACCAGCCGCCAGTTGTTGGCCTGTCTACCTATCCTGTTGGCTCTGGAGGAGGGCCTAAAACGTGGGCAGCCCAGTGAACATCAGTTCACCCAGGCAATCCTGGAGATGAGCGTACTCTTCACCAGACCATCCGCCCGCCTACGCAGCTAA